One Algibacter sp. L3A6 genomic region harbors:
- a CDS encoding ferritin-like domain-containing protein produces MSTYTETVGNKLNEILEKTYDAEKGYAKAAENTDHSLLKPYFKKRSKERYNFGHELKAEILKFGEKPEKGGSVTGTVHRAWMDTKALFSANDAESMLEESIRGEKAAVSEYEDALKDTALPLSTATLLSNQMQSIKSDLNTIKFLEDLS; encoded by the coding sequence ATGAGTACTTACACAGAAACAGTAGGAAATAAACTAAACGAAATTTTAGAAAAAACATACGATGCTGAAAAAGGATATGCCAAAGCAGCAGAAAACACAGATCACTCTTTATTAAAACCATACTTTAAAAAACGTAGTAAAGAACGTTACAATTTTGGACACGAATTAAAAGCTGAAATTTTAAAATTTGGTGAAAAGCCAGAAAAAGGTGGTAGCGTTACAGGAACTGTACATAGAGCTTGGATGGATACAAAAGCCTTATTTTCTGCAAACGATGCCGAATCTATGTTAGAGGAATCTATTAGAGGAGAAAAAGCAGCAGTATCAGAATATGAAGATGCTTTAAAAGATACCGCTTTACCATTAAGTACCGCGACATTATTAAGCAACCAGATGCAAAGTATTAAATCGGACTTAAACACTATAAAATTTTTAGAAGACCTAAGTTAA
- a CDS encoding DUF6327 family protein translates to MKKKNYNSLEEINTELHLLSIQREIHLEELKLTKHQLKEDLSPANWISTALTGIKKYGVLMLLRKIIK, encoded by the coding sequence ATGAAAAAGAAAAATTATAATTCCTTAGAGGAAATTAATACGGAACTACATCTATTGAGTATTCAACGCGAAATTCATTTAGAAGAACTAAAATTGACCAAACATCAATTAAAAGAAGACTTAAGTCCAGCAAACTGGATAAGCACAGCCCTAACAGGCATTAAAAAATACGGCGTACTAATGCTACTACGCAAAATTATTAAATAG
- a CDS encoding YtxH domain-containing protein, which yields MNNNGNTFLGVLAGTAIGAALGILFAPDKGSATRKRIAEQAESAKESITETTLDIRDKAASTVASKRETLDTQLNNIVSDASHKAEDVISTLETKLADLKAKNKKLQKS from the coding sequence ATGAACAATAATGGAAACACATTTTTAGGAGTATTAGCAGGAACAGCAATAGGTGCTGCATTAGGAATTCTTTTTGCACCAGATAAAGGATCTGCAACAAGAAAAAGAATTGCTGAACAAGCAGAATCTGCTAAAGAGAGCATTACAGAAACCACACTAGATATTAGAGATAAAGCTGCTTCTACTGTAGCTTCTAAAAGAGAAACCTTGGATACGCAATTGAACAATATTGTATCGGATGCAAGTCACAAAGCAGAAGACGTTATTTCTACTTTAGAAACTAAATTAGCAGATCTTAAAGCGAAGAATAAAAAACTTCAAAAATCATAA
- a CDS encoding response regulator — MPLTIMNIVLADDDEDDRLLFDEAISEIDVKTKLSLFNDGKALMDYLVLPDTILPEIVFLDLNMPIKNGMQCLKEIRANDKLKELCVAIYSTSSSEEDIENTFVNGANVYINKPNSFSALKKAIDKVLKINWQYHTSALNRDNFLLRL; from the coding sequence ATGCCGTTAACTATTATGAATATTGTTTTGGCCGACGATGACGAAGATGATCGCTTATTATTCGATGAGGCTATATCGGAAATTGATGTAAAAACTAAACTATCGTTATTTAATGATGGTAAAGCCCTTATGGATTATTTGGTTTTACCAGATACCATTTTACCAGAAATTGTATTTCTGGATTTAAACATGCCAATAAAAAACGGTATGCAATGTTTAAAAGAAATTCGTGCAAACGATAAACTTAAAGAGCTTTGCGTTGCCATATATTCTACATCTTCATCTGAAGAAGATATTGAAAACACCTTTGTTAATGGTGCCAATGTTTACATTAATAAACCCAACAGCTTTTCTGCGCTTAAAAAAGCCATAGATAAAGTTTTAAAAATAAACTGGCAATACCACACCTCTGCGCTTAATAGAGACAACTTTTTATTGCGCTTATAA
- a CDS encoding helix-turn-helix domain-containing protein — MKINIKFDYTFICKAVLHEQLEALGLEYKLNNLGEVEFQKKLSVLEIENVTEAFNKYGIEILANPQNVLVERIKDLITELISDPEKSRKYNVSSYLADELNYSYAHLSSVFSEITYSSIENFIILKKIDLAKHLIIHKDFTLTEIAHQLNYSSVAHLSTQFKKTTGLTPSAFQRIIKKRQEIE, encoded by the coding sequence ATGAAAATAAATATCAAATTTGATTATACTTTTATCTGTAAAGCCGTTTTACACGAACAATTAGAAGCACTCGGTTTAGAGTACAAGCTTAACAACTTAGGTGAAGTTGAATTCCAGAAAAAACTCTCTGTATTAGAAATCGAAAACGTAACGGAAGCTTTTAATAAGTATGGCATAGAAATATTGGCCAATCCACAAAACGTTTTAGTAGAACGCATCAAAGATTTAATAACAGAACTTATAAGCGACCCTGAGAAATCTAGAAAATACAATGTTTCTAGTTATTTGGCCGATGAGTTAAACTATTCTTACGCACACCTATCGTCTGTATTTTCAGAAATAACATACTCTTCAATAGAGAATTTTATTATTCTGAAAAAAATTGACCTTGCCAAGCATCTTATTATTCATAAAGACTTTACTCTCACAGAAATTGCTCACCAACTAAATTATAGTAGTGTTGCACATTTATCTACGCAGTTTAAAAAAACAACGGGCCTTACGCCTTCTGCTTTTCAGCGTATTATTAAAAAACGACAAGAAATTGAATAA
- a CDS encoding DUF1328 domain-containing protein: MLRWTVTFIILALIAGVFGFGGIAAGAASIAKVLFFIFIVLFIVSLIRGNKRV; the protein is encoded by the coding sequence ATGTTACGTTGGACAGTCACTTTTATAATATTAGCACTAATCGCCGGAGTTTTCGGATTTGGAGGAATAGCAGCAGGTGCGGCAAGCATCGCTAAAGTATTATTCTTCATATTTATTGTACTATTTATAGTCTCTTTAATTAGAGGAAATAAAAGAGTATAA